ttttaccttctaatatttaacttgaTATTTATAGAATACTATTtgctttttctttttctttttcccaatatatttgttattatttttatttatagtGTGGcacatttatttttcatcgATATTGCTTATAgatcatttttttccaatctGGTAAAATTGACGATTCCCTGATTTTCTACATATCATATCATATTGTAaataggaaaaaaaataaacattaAACATTAGCATAATTTAGattgttattaatttgaatgTTTGTTATCCAATGAAtgagtaataatattttactaaataataaaataagaaattcaTAGCTTCACATACATATAATGGCAAAGATCACAGATACAATAATCATAACATCTTCACAATCGGAAACAAGTATTACAGATGTTGCAATAGTGGACTACATAGAGTCATGGATAGAAGATAATGTATTGACACATTATAAAGTTGTTTCATCTAACCCTGTAGAATTAGTTGCATTACGGAGTTTTAAAAGAGTCTTAGTGATTTGTCCAACGATAGAGTTATCAGAAATAATTATGGAAAAGATGAATtctattcaaaataatcctctattatcaaatttacaattaaacTACGCTGCATTTGACAGTAAGGATTTACATAATGATGATTATgagaagaaatatttaaaattaccAAAAGGTGAAAAACGATTTTTAGTTTCACCTCCAACTTCTCCACCGCCGGAGTTTGATTATTCAAAAGTAGAAGAAGCACCAAATGTATTCCATCATAAAACTCCATTAATGTTTAATGAGGTTCAAGGTAGGGCAACTCTAGTTAAAAGCTCAGTAGGTACAATCATATTGGATAATTCTGCTTGTAGTAGTTTACAAACATTAGAAGAACCTTCAATAAGAGAATTTAAAACTGCTATGCCTCCAAAATCTATATTTGAGGaggattaataattatattatcatgattaaattataatctaataaatatagaatatTGAAACTATAATTAGAAATGCCCCTCGATTTATAGagttatatattaaaattaaatttaggAATAATAAATGACAGAGAAAGAGGTGTATGTATGTGTATGTAAGTGAGTTGATATAtagaagaatataaaaacgGATCCaatgtttatttttatacttAAGTTCAACAATAAAATGCAAGATGGATTAggtgatattaatataaattatctatTCATCATCACTATCCACTACCGCACCCCTTCTCTTATGGGAACCAATTTGTTCTTCATCGGAATCaacttcatcttcatctgaGTCAACAGGAGCTTTACCATTGATTCCTCTAGTTGGTTCGTCATCAGAGTCACTTTCATAATCACTGCTACTACCATCATCGCTATCTCTACCATCAGAATCACTGGCTCTACCAGCATTAACTTCCTCTACTGCATCAAACCAATCACTATAGATATCAACAGGTTGTGAAAGAGCGTTGATTCTAGTTTGAAACGATTGGCCACAGATTTTGCAGTTCAAGGAACctaaattcattttcttaTCTAACACACATGACACTGACTTTTCATGATTACAAAATAGACAATTAAACTTTGTATCCAATTTCAACACAACTTTCTTTGCTGGACCTCTAGATGACTTCTTTCTTTTACccattttctaattgttATGACTATTGtataaaatacaataaatatttacatcGAAATTTTTGGTTTAAAAATCATACCTCtcaattcttctttatgattaatttatattttgacaTACATGTGAAAAGTTATTATAATCTCTACGTTTTTCCCTTACCGCAGTAATTCAAtcttaaaatatcttttcggacgaaaaaaattttttatgaaaattttacaatattgaaatttcgCATCTCATCGATTTTAttgcaaaaaaaagttaagcAAAAGAAAGAGATGAGtatatacatataataattcaaaaataatactttcttctttttcactcaatatatttgaaaattgtaGTTTTAGATTTCTATTGTGACTATAGAATTATAAATACAGGACAAGATGGCTAAGACAAAAAATGGTTCCAAACCTAATTCAAGATCAGGTTCTAAGAAGAATACTCCAGTTAACACtccaacaaaaaaaaatccaaaGTTAAAAGcagcaaataataaagctCCAAAGAAAGATGATTTACCAATTCCAAAAGCTCGTATAGATGCTGCTATTAGTGAATTGCGTAAATTTTCTAGTAAAAAAGATACAGAAGATGAAGACTCTAAGAAGAATTTGTTAGATGATGACGAAGATTCCACCGATGATTTAAACAAAAGTTTCCAATTAATCActgttaataataaatcttttacTGGTACTactaaatcttttaaattaaagatgTTACCTGTTCCACATTCCTTATATAAATCATGGAAAAAGGCTTCTGTGACATCTGTAAAGGATTTCAaaactttattaattttaaaagatgatgatatctCAAAAGTTGCTGAAGATGACTTATTTGACAAACTAAATGAATCCGATATCACTATTgatcaaattatttctgGTAAGGATTTAAAAACTGTTTATAAAGCTTTTGAAAAGAGAAGAGCATTCATTTctgaattttctttaattttagcGGACgaaaatataattacaACATTACCTAAATTACTTGGTGGTaagttttataataaagtaGAAACTACACCAATAAGTATAAGGTCATATAGCTCTGGTAAAGTATTTTCTATTGAAACCCTAACCAATAGCATTAAGAAAGTTTACTTAAATCAATTACCAGTTTCATTACCAAGAGGTACCACTATGAATGTTCATTTAGGTAACTTACAATGGTTTGATAATAAGGAATTATCAGAAAATGTAACATCGAttactaaaaaattattagaaacgTATCCACTTAGatctattttcattaaaactAATAAATCTCCAGTTTTACCATTATATTACAATCAAGATgtattaaatgaaattgcAGCTTCAGCTGAAAGCAAAGCTAATGCGGATAATAATGGCAGAGAAATTCAATCTGTTAAGATTGATGGCATGGACGTTAAATTAACCGCTTTCGATAAGGCATTATTAGAGATCACTAACCCTGATGAGGTTTCTACTGTATTTGCTAAACAAATCAATGCTACAAAGAGAGCTAGAGAAGACGAGAAGGATGAGAAAGTTGagaaagatgatgaaaagaTGACAACTAAAAAGGCTAAAAAGGCATAGGAAATGATTTAGTAGTCGAGCATTTTTTATAAGTctgtaaaattttttggtaAGATAGTAATTAAACAACAATGACTAGATATTTTGTCTTTATTATCTGTCACCTTGAGCATATAActttgtatattattagaagaagaaaaacaactatttttaataaaagtaatttttttttttatacttcaaaatttatttaataaaattaaaataagattactttatttatgCTAACCGATAATCAATGTCTAAGTGTAGGgtatatatgtatgtatgtatatatatatttaaaacaaaataaaaataatgcttATTAATATAGAGGGCCCTTACCAATGTTATTGAAGTttcagataataaaaattaaaaaatatatgtgATGTAGGGACCTATGTGACCTATGAGTAATAAGTAAGGAATAGATAAAGTCAAGAAGGGGGGGGAATAAGCCTGGTAATAAATGAACTTATTAAAGTGAATCAATTTCTGAATTTCTATCTCTTGCAAtgttaattaatttaatccAATCCACATTAAAAACTGCGATGCCTTGAAATAAACTCA
This genomic stretch from Henningerozyma blattae CBS 6284 chromosome 1, complete genome harbors:
- the RCN1 gene encoding Rcn1p (similar to Saccharomyces cerevisiae RCN1 (YKL159C); ancestral locus Anc_5.281), whose protein sequence is MAKITDTIIITSSQSETSITDVAIVDYIESWIEDNVLTHYKVVSSNPVELVALRSFKRVLVICPTIELSEIIMEKMNSIQNNPLLSNLQLNYAAFDSKDLHNDDYEKKYLKLPKGEKRFLVSPPTSPPPEFDYSKVEEAPNVFHHKTPLMFNEVQGRATLVKSSVGTIILDNSACSSLQTLEEPSIREFKTAMPPKSIFEED
- the ELF1 gene encoding Elf1p (similar to Saccharomyces cerevisiae ELF1 (YKL160W); ancestral locus Anc_5.279), which produces MGKRKKSSRGPAKKVVLKLDTKFNCLFCNHEKSVSCVLDKKMNLGSLNCKICGQSFQTRINALSQPVDIYSDWFDAVEEVNAGRASDSDGRDSDDGSSSDYESDSDDEPTRGINGKAPVDSDEDEVDSDEEQIGSHKRRGAVVDSDDE
- the CIC1 gene encoding Cic1p (similar to Saccharomyces cerevisiae CIC1 (YHR052W); ancestral locus Anc_5.278), producing the protein MAKTKNGSKPNSRSGSKKNTPVNTPTKKNPKLKAANNKAPKKDDLPIPKARIDAAISELRKFSSKKDTEDEDSKKNLLDDDEDSTDDLNKSFQLITVNNKSFTGTTKSFKLKMLPVPHSLYKSWKKASVTSVKDFKTLLILKDDDISKVAEDDLFDKLNESDITIDQIISGKDLKTVYKAFEKRRAFISEFSLILADENIITTLPKLLGGKFYNKVETTPISIRSYSSGKVFSIETLTNSIKKVYLNQLPVSLPRGTTMNVHLGNLQWFDNKELSENVTSITKKLLETYPLRSIFIKTNKSPVLPLYYNQDVLNEIAASAESKANADNNGREIQSVKIDGMDVKLTAFDKALLEITNPDEVSTVFAKQINATKRAREDEKDEKVEKDDEKMTTKKAKKA